Proteins co-encoded in one Vibrio sp. SNU_ST1 genomic window:
- a CDS encoding M3 family metallopeptidase encodes MTATNYLNQLNQKYLATHKAKEDFFWDTYMGISDDHDGSTLAQTQWTEFLSSAKQIAAIETQLATIEEIQDPQEKESTLTGLNGWLATFKSHAIESEQSQKLKADLIKFEADLFEKKQNHVMTYVNEAGEDTEGSLPVLGSTVRTNNSEKVRLSAHQTLLGLEQWLLANGFIELIKKRNQFAQSLGFKTFFDYSVVKTEQMTTEQLFTILDDFEARTRDNHQKSLESLTEKKGPSTLEAHNFTYSFAGDVMNDLDPYVPFSKSLRRWVESFGRLNIEYSQATLKLDLLDRKGKYPNGFCHGPIPSFYDQGAWVAAQVNFTSNAKPDQIGSGYDGINTLFHEGGHAAHFANVKMNAPCFSQEFAPTSMAYAETQSMFCDSLLNDADWLKQYALNAEGQAVPDELIKAIIDNKQPFRAYQERSILVVPYFERALYELADEDLTPEKITALARSSEKTILGLACSPRPLMAIPHLLSDEASCAYQGYLLAHMAVYQTRAYFTDKFGYLTDNPEIGPLLAKHYWHQGNSVNHNGTIESLTGEGFNAKYLADECNLSPEEAWAIEELKIKQLSTRERAPVTDLNAKISIVDGATELANNDKSNSQMCDEFEHFIVEQYGR; translated from the coding sequence ATGACTGCAACGAACTATCTCAACCAATTGAACCAAAAGTATCTTGCGACTCATAAAGCGAAAGAAGACTTCTTTTGGGATACTTATATGGGGATCAGTGACGACCATGATGGCTCGACGCTCGCGCAGACCCAATGGACTGAATTTCTTAGCTCTGCCAAGCAAATTGCTGCTATCGAAACGCAACTAGCTACTATCGAAGAAATTCAAGACCCTCAAGAAAAAGAGAGCACACTTACTGGGCTAAATGGTTGGTTGGCGACCTTTAAATCTCATGCTATTGAGTCTGAGCAGTCACAAAAACTTAAGGCTGATCTCATCAAGTTTGAAGCCGATCTGTTTGAGAAAAAACAGAATCATGTAATGACTTACGTGAATGAAGCGGGCGAAGACACAGAAGGGTCGTTACCGGTTCTAGGTTCAACAGTAAGAACCAATAATAGTGAAAAAGTTAGGCTTTCAGCTCACCAAACACTACTAGGTTTAGAGCAGTGGCTGCTGGCTAACGGCTTCATTGAGCTCATCAAAAAACGTAATCAGTTTGCTCAGTCACTGGGCTTCAAAACCTTTTTTGATTATTCCGTCGTTAAAACCGAGCAGATGACAACTGAGCAACTGTTTACAATCTTGGATGATTTTGAAGCTCGCACGCGAGATAACCATCAAAAAAGCCTAGAAAGCTTAACTGAGAAAAAAGGTCCGAGTACTCTAGAAGCTCATAATTTCACCTACTCTTTCGCAGGTGACGTTATGAATGATCTCGACCCTTATGTTCCCTTTTCAAAGTCACTAAGACGCTGGGTTGAGTCTTTTGGTCGCCTTAATATTGAATACTCACAAGCAACACTTAAATTAGATCTACTCGATCGTAAAGGAAAGTATCCAAACGGTTTCTGTCATGGCCCTATCCCTTCTTTCTACGATCAAGGTGCTTGGGTAGCTGCACAGGTTAACTTCACAAGCAATGCCAAGCCCGACCAAATCGGCAGCGGATACGATGGTATAAACACGCTGTTTCACGAGGGCGGCCACGCTGCGCATTTCGCTAATGTTAAAATGAACGCGCCTTGTTTCTCTCAAGAGTTTGCACCAACATCGATGGCATATGCCGAAACTCAATCCATGTTCTGTGACAGCTTGTTGAATGACGCTGACTGGCTCAAACAATACGCCCTGAATGCGGAAGGCCAAGCAGTACCAGATGAGCTAATCAAAGCCATCATCGATAACAAACAACCTTTCCGAGCCTATCAAGAGCGAAGCATTCTTGTGGTCCCATACTTCGAACGAGCACTTTACGAATTGGCAGATGAAGACCTCACGCCTGAAAAGATCACTGCTCTTGCTCGTAGCAGCGAGAAAACGATTCTTGGTTTGGCTTGTAGCCCTCGCCCATTAATGGCGATCCCTCACCTATTGTCGGATGAAGCCTCTTGCGCATATCAGGGTTACTTATTAGCTCATATGGCCGTGTATCAAACTCGTGCATATTTCACCGATAAGTTTGGCTACTTAACGGATAACCCAGAGATCGGCCCTTTGTTAGCTAAGCACTATTGGCACCAAGGCAATAGCGTGAACCATAACGGGACAATCGAAAGCTTAACTGGGGAAGGTTTTAATGCCAAATACCTCGCTGACGAGTGTAATCTGTCACCAGAAGAAGCTTGGGCTATCGAAGAGCTAAAAATCAAACAACTGTCGACAAGAGAACGTGCGCCAGTCACTGATTTAAATGCGAAGATATCGATCGTTGATGGAGCGACAGAGTTGGCGAATAACGACAAATCAAATTCTCAAATGTGTGATGAGTTTGAGCACTTTATCGTAGAGCAATACGGCCGGTAG